One genomic window of Vulpes vulpes isolate BD-2025 chromosome 11, VulVul3, whole genome shotgun sequence includes the following:
- the CCNL1 gene encoding cyclin-L1 isoform X1, with the protein MASGPHPTAAAAAAAAAAAAAAASAAPSAGGPGSGTAAATTPAAGGILIGDRLYSEVSLTIDHSLIPEERLSPTPSMQDGLDLPSETDLRILGCELIQAAGILLRLPQVAMATGQVLFHRFFYSKSFVKHSFEIVAMACINLASKIEEAPRRIRDVINVFHHLRQLRGKRTPSPLILDQNYINTKNQVIKAERRVLKELGFCVHVKHPHKIIVMYLQVLECERNQTLVQTAWNYMNDSLRTNVFVRFQPETIACACIYLAARALQIPLPTRPHWFLLFGTTEEEIQEICIETLRLYTRKKPNYELLEKEVEKRKVALQEAKLKAKGLNPDGTPALSTLGGFSPASKPSSPREVKAEEKSPVSVNVKTVKKEPEDRQQASKSPYNGVRKDSKRSRNSRSASRSRSRTRSRSRSHTPRRHYNNRRSRSGTYSSRSRSRSRSHSESPRRHHNHGSPHLKAKHTRDDLKSSNRHGHKRKKSRSRSQSKSRDHSDAAKKHRHERGHHRDRRERSRSFERSHKGKHHGGSRSGHGRHRR; encoded by the exons ATGGCGTCCGGGCCTCACCcgaccgccgccgccgccgccgccgccgctgccgccgccgccgccgccgcgtccgCCGCCCCgagcgcgggcggccccggctcgGGGACGGCGGCCGCGACGACGCCCGCGGCGGGCGGGATCCTGATCGGCGACCGCCTGTACTCGGAGGTGTCGCTCACCATCGACCACTCTCTGATCCCGGAGGAGCGGCTGTCGCCGACGCCGTCCATGCAGGACGGGCTGGACCTGCCGAGCGAGACGGACCTGCGCATCCTGGGCTGCGAGCTCATCCAGGCGGCCGGCATCCTCCTCCGCCTGCCGCAG GTGGCGATGGCGACGGGGCAGGTGCTGTTCCACCGATTCTTCTACTCCAAGTCCTTCGTCAAGCACAGTTTCGAG ATCGTCGCCATGGCCTGTATTAACCTTGCGTCGAAAATCGAAGAAGCCCCCCGAAGGATAAGAGATGTGATCAACGTGTTCCACCACCTCCGCCAGTTGAGAGGAAAAAG GACTCCAAGCCCCCTGATCCTTGATCAGAACTACATTAACACCAAAAATCAAGTTATCAAGGCAGAGAGGAGGGTGCTAAAGGAGTTGGGATTTTGTGTGCATGTCAAGCATCCCCATAAG ATCATTGTTATGTATTTACAAGTCTTAGAATGTGAACGTAATCAAACCCTGGTTCAAACTGCCTG gaatTATATGAATGACAGTCTTCGAACCAATGTATTTGTTCGATTTCAACCAGAGACTATAGCATGTGCTTGTATCTACCTTGCAGCTAGAGCTCTTCAG ATTCCATTACCAACTCGTCCCCAttggtttcttctttttggtaCTACGGAAGAGGAGATCCAGGAAATCTGCATAGAAACACTTAGGCTTTATACCAGAAAAAAG CCAAACTATGAATTGCTGgaaaaagaagtagagaaaagaaaagtagcCTTACAAGAAGCCAAATTAAAAGCAAAGGGTTTGAATCCCGATGGAACTCCAGCCCTTTCAACCCTTGGTGGATTTTCTCCAGCCTCTAAACCAT caTCACCAAGAGAAGTGAAAGCTGAAGAGAAGTCACCAGTGTCTGTCAATGTGAAGACAGTCAAGAAAGAACCTGAAGACAGACAACAGGCTTCCAAAAGCCCTTATAATGG agtaagAAAAGACAGCAAAAGAAGTAGAAATAGCAGAAGTGCTAGTCGGTCAAGATCAAGAACGCGATCACGTTCTAGATCACATACTCCAAGAAGACA TTATAACAATAGGCGGAGCCGGTCTGGAACATACAGCTCAAGATCAAGAAGCAGGTCCCGCAGTCACAGTGAAAGCCCAAGAAGACATCATAATCATGGTTCTCCTCACCTTAAGGCCAAGCATACCagagatgatttaaaaagttCAAATAGACAtggtcataaaaggaaaaaatctcgTTCTCGATCTCAGAGCAAGTCTCGGGATCACTCAGATGCTGCCAAGAAACACAGGCATGAAAGGGGACATCATAGGGACAGGCGTGAAAGATCTCGCTCCTTTGAGAGGTCCCATAAAGGCAAGCACCATGGTGGCAGCCGCTCAGGACATGGCAGGCACAGGCGCTGA
- the CCNL1 gene encoding cyclin-L1 isoform X2 → MASGPHPTAAAAAAAAAAAAAAASAAPSAGGPGSGTAAATTPAAGGILIGDRLYSEVSLTIDHSLIPEERLSPTPSMQDGLDLPSETDLRILGCELIQAAGILLRLPQVAMATGQVLFHRFFYSKSFVKHSFEIVAMACINLASKIEEAPRRIRDVINVFHHLRQLRGKRTPSPLILDQNYINTKNQVIKAERRVLKELGFCVHVKHPHKIIVMYLQVLECERNQTLVQTAWNYMNDSLRTNVFVRFQPETIACACIYLAARALQIPLPTRPHWFLLFGTTEEEIQEICIETLRLYTRKKPNYELLEKEVEKRKVALQEAKLKAKGLNPDGTPALSTLGGFSPASKPSSPREVKAEEKSPVSVNVKTVKKEPEDRQQASKSPYNGYNNRRSRSGTYSSRSRSRSRSHSESPRRHHNHGSPHLKAKHTRDDLKSSNRHGHKRKKSRSRSQSKSRDHSDAAKKHRHERGHHRDRRERSRSFERSHKGKHHGGSRSGHGRHRR, encoded by the exons ATGGCGTCCGGGCCTCACCcgaccgccgccgccgccgccgccgccgctgccgccgccgccgccgccgcgtccgCCGCCCCgagcgcgggcggccccggctcgGGGACGGCGGCCGCGACGACGCCCGCGGCGGGCGGGATCCTGATCGGCGACCGCCTGTACTCGGAGGTGTCGCTCACCATCGACCACTCTCTGATCCCGGAGGAGCGGCTGTCGCCGACGCCGTCCATGCAGGACGGGCTGGACCTGCCGAGCGAGACGGACCTGCGCATCCTGGGCTGCGAGCTCATCCAGGCGGCCGGCATCCTCCTCCGCCTGCCGCAG GTGGCGATGGCGACGGGGCAGGTGCTGTTCCACCGATTCTTCTACTCCAAGTCCTTCGTCAAGCACAGTTTCGAG ATCGTCGCCATGGCCTGTATTAACCTTGCGTCGAAAATCGAAGAAGCCCCCCGAAGGATAAGAGATGTGATCAACGTGTTCCACCACCTCCGCCAGTTGAGAGGAAAAAG GACTCCAAGCCCCCTGATCCTTGATCAGAACTACATTAACACCAAAAATCAAGTTATCAAGGCAGAGAGGAGGGTGCTAAAGGAGTTGGGATTTTGTGTGCATGTCAAGCATCCCCATAAG ATCATTGTTATGTATTTACAAGTCTTAGAATGTGAACGTAATCAAACCCTGGTTCAAACTGCCTG gaatTATATGAATGACAGTCTTCGAACCAATGTATTTGTTCGATTTCAACCAGAGACTATAGCATGTGCTTGTATCTACCTTGCAGCTAGAGCTCTTCAG ATTCCATTACCAACTCGTCCCCAttggtttcttctttttggtaCTACGGAAGAGGAGATCCAGGAAATCTGCATAGAAACACTTAGGCTTTATACCAGAAAAAAG CCAAACTATGAATTGCTGgaaaaagaagtagagaaaagaaaagtagcCTTACAAGAAGCCAAATTAAAAGCAAAGGGTTTGAATCCCGATGGAACTCCAGCCCTTTCAACCCTTGGTGGATTTTCTCCAGCCTCTAAACCAT caTCACCAAGAGAAGTGAAAGCTGAAGAGAAGTCACCAGTGTCTGTCAATGTGAAGACAGTCAAGAAAGAACCTGAAGACAGACAACAGGCTTCCAAAAGCCCTTATAATGG TTATAACAATAGGCGGAGCCGGTCTGGAACATACAGCTCAAGATCAAGAAGCAGGTCCCGCAGTCACAGTGAAAGCCCAAGAAGACATCATAATCATGGTTCTCCTCACCTTAAGGCCAAGCATACCagagatgatttaaaaagttCAAATAGACAtggtcataaaaggaaaaaatctcgTTCTCGATCTCAGAGCAAGTCTCGGGATCACTCAGATGCTGCCAAGAAACACAGGCATGAAAGGGGACATCATAGGGACAGGCGTGAAAGATCTCGCTCCTTTGAGAGGTCCCATAAAGGCAAGCACCATGGTGGCAGCCGCTCAGGACATGGCAGGCACAGGCGCTGA
- the CCNL1 gene encoding cyclin-L1 isoform X3, with product MKLSSWQQTPSPLILDQNYINTKNQVIKAERRVLKELGFCVHVKHPHKIIVMYLQVLECERNQTLVQTAWNYMNDSLRTNVFVRFQPETIACACIYLAARALQIPLPTRPHWFLLFGTTEEEIQEICIETLRLYTRKKPNYELLEKEVEKRKVALQEAKLKAKGLNPDGTPALSTLGGFSPASKPSSPREVKAEEKSPVSVNVKTVKKEPEDRQQASKSPYNGVRKDSKRSRNSRSASRSRSRTRSRSRSHTPRRHYNNRRSRSGTYSSRSRSRSRSHSESPRRHHNHGSPHLKAKHTRDDLKSSNRHGHKRKKSRSRSQSKSRDHSDAAKKHRHERGHHRDRRERSRSFERSHKGKHHGGSRSGHGRHRR from the exons ATGAAGCTGTCGTCATGGCAACA GACTCCAAGCCCCCTGATCCTTGATCAGAACTACATTAACACCAAAAATCAAGTTATCAAGGCAGAGAGGAGGGTGCTAAAGGAGTTGGGATTTTGTGTGCATGTCAAGCATCCCCATAAG ATCATTGTTATGTATTTACAAGTCTTAGAATGTGAACGTAATCAAACCCTGGTTCAAACTGCCTG gaatTATATGAATGACAGTCTTCGAACCAATGTATTTGTTCGATTTCAACCAGAGACTATAGCATGTGCTTGTATCTACCTTGCAGCTAGAGCTCTTCAG ATTCCATTACCAACTCGTCCCCAttggtttcttctttttggtaCTACGGAAGAGGAGATCCAGGAAATCTGCATAGAAACACTTAGGCTTTATACCAGAAAAAAG CCAAACTATGAATTGCTGgaaaaagaagtagagaaaagaaaagtagcCTTACAAGAAGCCAAATTAAAAGCAAAGGGTTTGAATCCCGATGGAACTCCAGCCCTTTCAACCCTTGGTGGATTTTCTCCAGCCTCTAAACCAT caTCACCAAGAGAAGTGAAAGCTGAAGAGAAGTCACCAGTGTCTGTCAATGTGAAGACAGTCAAGAAAGAACCTGAAGACAGACAACAGGCTTCCAAAAGCCCTTATAATGG agtaagAAAAGACAGCAAAAGAAGTAGAAATAGCAGAAGTGCTAGTCGGTCAAGATCAAGAACGCGATCACGTTCTAGATCACATACTCCAAGAAGACA TTATAACAATAGGCGGAGCCGGTCTGGAACATACAGCTCAAGATCAAGAAGCAGGTCCCGCAGTCACAGTGAAAGCCCAAGAAGACATCATAATCATGGTTCTCCTCACCTTAAGGCCAAGCATACCagagatgatttaaaaagttCAAATAGACAtggtcataaaaggaaaaaatctcgTTCTCGATCTCAGAGCAAGTCTCGGGATCACTCAGATGCTGCCAAGAAACACAGGCATGAAAGGGGACATCATAGGGACAGGCGTGAAAGATCTCGCTCCTTTGAGAGGTCCCATAAAGGCAAGCACCATGGTGGCAGCCGCTCAGGACATGGCAGGCACAGGCGCTGA
- the CCNL1 gene encoding cyclin-L1 isoform X4, protein MASGPHPTAAAAAAAAAAAAAAASAAPSAGGPGSGTAAATTPAAGGILIGDRLYSEVSLTIDHSLIPEERLSPTPSMQDGLDLPSETDLRILGCELIQAAGILLRLPQVAMATGQVLFHRFFYSKSFVKHSFEIVAMACINLASKIEEAPRRIRDVINVFHHLRQLRGKRTPSPLILDQNYINTKNQVIKAERRVLKELGFCVHVKHPHKIIVMYLQVLECERNQTLVQTAWVVHDGKS, encoded by the exons ATGGCGTCCGGGCCTCACCcgaccgccgccgccgccgccgccgccgctgccgccgccgccgccgccgcgtccgCCGCCCCgagcgcgggcggccccggctcgGGGACGGCGGCCGCGACGACGCCCGCGGCGGGCGGGATCCTGATCGGCGACCGCCTGTACTCGGAGGTGTCGCTCACCATCGACCACTCTCTGATCCCGGAGGAGCGGCTGTCGCCGACGCCGTCCATGCAGGACGGGCTGGACCTGCCGAGCGAGACGGACCTGCGCATCCTGGGCTGCGAGCTCATCCAGGCGGCCGGCATCCTCCTCCGCCTGCCGCAG GTGGCGATGGCGACGGGGCAGGTGCTGTTCCACCGATTCTTCTACTCCAAGTCCTTCGTCAAGCACAGTTTCGAG ATCGTCGCCATGGCCTGTATTAACCTTGCGTCGAAAATCGAAGAAGCCCCCCGAAGGATAAGAGATGTGATCAACGTGTTCCACCACCTCCGCCAGTTGAGAGGAAAAAG GACTCCAAGCCCCCTGATCCTTGATCAGAACTACATTAACACCAAAAATCAAGTTATCAAGGCAGAGAGGAGGGTGCTAAAGGAGTTGGGATTTTGTGTGCATGTCAAGCATCCCCATAAG ATCATTGTTATGTATTTACAAGTCTTAGAATGTGAACGTAATCAAACCCTGGTTCAAACTGCCTG GGTAGTCCATGATGGTAAGTCATAG